The sequence ATTCTTCTATTCATTCCGTCCAAAGGCCCGTGATTGTTAAGGCTTTCGAACACATTAAAGTAAGTTCTTTGTTAATTTCAAGAAAGCAAGCAACACCACAATGGTGCAAATCtagaattttccattcaaaagggTCTACATTTATTgaccgattttttttttataattaaagagcattaaattcttaacaagtTTACGAAGCGATATACATATANNNNNNNNNNNNNNNNNNNNNNNNNNNNNNNNNNNNNNNNNNNNNNNNNNNNNNNNNNNNNNNNNNNNNNNNNNNNNNNNNNNNNNNNNNNNNNNNNNNNAGTCATAAGGAAAGAAAAAGGTTGACtccaatattataaaatcaagaaaaactgtaattttgtgtaCAGTTTAACGGGGAAACGTCAAATGagaataacaatgaaaaaatcgaatatttccaTAATTAAGGATCtcaagattatttcaaaaaaatcctcaaatgtattgaaaattacaaaaaagagagtaaataaaaaaatcaatagattgAAAATAGCCCTATTCTATAACCTACAATGAGCCAAGTTCTTCAAATCCacttcagagaaaataaaaattgcataatactatatattgattaaaatattataaagaagtgATTTTTGACATAAAACTTTCCGAAAAACACTCAATTTCACTCTAATTTCTTGCAACTCCCTAAATGCTCCGAAAACACGATTTGCGACTGTGACCTTTTCGTTCACACTCTCAAACAAATCTAATATTCATTAGTTACCTTTTTAAACGTTGCCTTGTAGTTCACACAATTATCTCACGACAATAAACCAGTTTTATCAATACACAAGCATTTATGATACAAATTCTTGatacaaaacttcaaaaatccCGACAAGAGCAGCCGCCAACGTTTACAAAACAGACATGGACGATTCAGTGTCTCTATCGGACAAGAAAAGctgcacttttttatttaaaaagagaaaaccTAAAAATTTGGCTGTGAGAAAACGAAGGAGCGACGATAATggtatgttaaaaaatgtaatttaattaatatagttgattttaaaatccaataatttaaTTAAGGAAACTTGATTATAActaatttgtaggttatgatGACAAACTTTCGATGATTAACGTTTGTTTATAATTTGCTATTTTAGAAAGCAGCGAGGATGATactattgttgttaaaaaagagaaaaaggtcgATTGCTCAAATCCGTTGAGGCAAAGTGTAAgttgttgagaaaaattaaaaaacctaacCCCAAATTGCTTTACGCgttcaagatttatttttacaatatgaGATTTTTTTCTCGTCTTGGtatttaaatcaagaatttttttacatttccagCAAACATAATTTTTACAGATCTCCAAAAACTGAATACGAAATTATTTGGgtctattttaaatcattcaaaattgtatcattttaaaaagGAAGCCTTTTAATACTTTACCAGCTATAAATTCAGAAAACTGAAAAGACTTATTTACATCAATTGttcagaattaaagaattttcgattaaaaaccttaattatcgaaattaaaatattgttttaaattcggcaattaatcattattttcaatttaaatcgctcaaacttgtatatttttagtttttaatttgtagtaaAAGTGTTTTTGTAGGTCTCGAAATAAAGTAGTCACgtttgcaaatttttaaccatGGGAGTTAACTGTTGGGAGTTAACCTTGTCCCAGAGCAAATTTATAATTCTTCACAGAAATTCCCTGTCCTAAACTcaaaattatacttctttactGAAATTATAAACAGAATTATAAATCACAACAATAATGTcacaactcagaattataattcctttAGATAATTCACTGTTCCAAGTGAGAATagtaattattttcgaaaaattcttattCCAAGCGATAATTATGATTTGCCCACAAATTCCTTCTTCCAGCTCAGAATTAGAGTAATACAATATATGAAATCACTTTTAATTCGCATATtagtaaatttgataaaaagaatcCCGGTCATTTCAGGGTAAAAAAATCTGGTTTTCGTGTAAATGTAATTCTATGAAGACGCTTCACTTTACCGTAGGTTGAGCCccttcattatatttttatagacaaTTAAATATCGGAAGCAAGCCAAGGCAGCTGATTCTGACGACAGTGATGAGGAAAAAGCCATTACAGTATCATACAAAAGTCTTGCGACGCCTTTACCAGCTGGACCTCAAGATCAAGGAGCAACAGCAACTTTAGAAACTGAAACCGAAGTCGACAAAGATGCTCAAGCCATTTTTGAGAAGGCTCAAAAAATTAACGAGGTATTTATTTTAATacctaaaaaaatgataaattgattttgatcaaaaattttgaagggaaatatattttttttaatgttttcttactAGGAACTGGAGGGAATGGAAGATGACAAAATATACAGAGGCATGAACAACTACGCTCAATATTTTAAGAAGAAAGATACAGCAGCGGGAAATGCATCGAGTGGAATGGTACGAAAAGGACCAATTCGAGCTCCGGCAAATTTAAGGGCAACTGTTCGGTGGGATTATCAACCAGATATTTGCAAAGACTTTAAAGAAACTGGATTTTGCGGCTTCGGAGgtatgtatcttttttttttcttttttttttatcatatcatCTCAGAAAGCGATAAAAAAcagtcagggaatttttgaaagaaatattttaagtaactgtcaagaataatcaggGATGCCACACAGTCagttttagtcaatttttttctcaaatcactttttagtccCGTTATTAAGATAAATTTACTATAGCCACTTTCCTTTCAATAACTTGACCCATGGGTTGATAATACTCTTGAATTCAAGTCTATACGTAAatctgaattttcttgatttctttcaaggcttttatgatattttaaaatatttaaaaaaatgtttaatggattttaataatttgaggggatttcaaatgatttgaaagattttaggatatttgtaaattttccaaagaattttaagaggattaaaaagttttaagaggtttcaaaatatttcgcaggatttgaaatattgaagggtattttaaaagatttcaaagtatttttaacgaGTCCAAaggaatttaaagtttaaaattttgtttttaaattctaaggagttgcaaaagctgaaaaaagtttaaaaggatttcgaaagcatttagggtatttttaaacctTCCAccgaattttaaagagattaaaaatttaaaaacatttacaatatttcaagatattttaaaagtttccaaggcattttgaagagattaaaaaatttgcaaagatttgaatgattttaacggatttataaaaattttcatggaGTCCTAAAGAGTTTCCTTGCATTTTTGGAGAACTGGAACAATTTTACAGTACCTATGTGGCtctaggatatttttaaagcttccaaagaa is a genomic window of Belonocnema kinseyi isolate 2016_QV_RU_SX_M_011 chromosome 8, B_treatae_v1, whole genome shotgun sequence containing:
- the LOC117179040 gene encoding E3 ubiquitin-protein ligase RNF113A isoform X1, producing the protein MDDSVSLSDKKSCTFLFKKRKPKNLAVRKRRSDDNESSEDDTIVVKKEKKVDCSNPLRQSTIKYRKQAKAADSDDSDEEKAITVSYKSLATPLPAGPQDQGATATLETETEVDKDAQAIFEKAQKINEELEGMEDDKIYRGMNNYAQYFKKKDTAAGNASSGMVRKGPIRAPANLRATVRWDYQPDICKDFKETGFCGFGDSCKFLHDRSDYKLGWQLEREAAGGGQDESDEDDTKYEIDSDEDSLPFKCFICRNSFKSPIVTKCKHYFCEKCALDHYKTNKRCFICNVPTNGVFNPAKELIARAQMEDVPEKKVKAEVKSESDSDNDSDNGAKKKTLAEWRTIES